A part of Winslowiella toletana genomic DNA contains:
- a CDS encoding helix-turn-helix domain-containing protein, protein MRRVKYYQSKDWHPADIVAAIKKSGTTLSAISRGAGLASPTLYNALTRPWPRGEWLIANALAIHPSEIWPSRYAKASEPRVPRVPFLPIIKKPADKQ, encoded by the coding sequence ATGAGAAGAGTTAAATATTATCAGAGCAAGGATTGGCATCCAGCAGACATAGTGGCAGCGATAAAAAAAAGTGGAACAACACTAAGTGCAATATCAAGGGGCGCCGGGCTTGCATCACCTACATTATACAACGCGCTTACGCGCCCCTGGCCCAGAGGGGAGTGGCTGATTGCAAACGCCCTGGCAATACATCCCTCTGAGATCTGGCCCAGCCGCTACGCTAAGGCTTCGGAACCGAGGGTACCCAGAGTTCCATTTTTGCCCATAATTAAAAAACCGGCAGATAAACAATGA
- a CDS encoding helix-turn-helix domain-containing protein produces the protein MIGKRLRLARVNANLTQSELGRRAGMDGESASTRISQYERGTHAPDFKLVCKFAVVLDVPEAWFYAVDEDLAAMILQYHRYKKNNPGAGIVILPQ, from the coding sequence ATGATTGGTAAACGACTCAGGCTGGCAAGAGTAAATGCAAACCTGACGCAGAGTGAACTGGGACGTCGCGCAGGTATGGATGGTGAGTCCGCAAGTACCCGGATAAGCCAGTATGAAAGGGGAACTCACGCTCCCGATTTCAAGCTTGTCTGCAAGTTCGCAGTGGTGCTGGATGTTCCGGAAGCCTGGTTTTATGCGGTTGATGAAGATCTCGCCGCGATGATACTTCAATACCATCGTTACAAAAAAAATAATCCTGGCGCCGGGATTGTGATCTTGCCTCAATAG
- a CDS encoding TIGR03756 family integrating conjugative element protein: MMRRSILYLLMMPCLASAISTPQIINSSLSPDCLEYRVTGICYWLFCTPFGCSVRTSVKVRYYRPDHVISAYSCTGHNPWSEMAPLSPPLPPDASDGGDTHPRSAYQHSKLRFKNADAIGHPGGEVFNQFLETFGTSCPGSSRPFQPYFLSQLDTLAWRHGIPEKFYPESLTPGVRELGADGAVWGNIYPRTGAVVQTCDYKAAAVVAQRVADIITRDGQPHVYLPATAEPHDGYWPPAPVQEGKHGNHKWQMLVPQLSSQCAIFPNGSPADSFADQLASDGGYAWALWRPYSCCKKRGQIFLGSTGE; encoded by the coding sequence ATGATGCGCCGGAGTATTCTTTATTTGCTGATGATGCCTTGTTTAGCCAGTGCCATATCTACACCGCAGATTATCAACTCCTCACTGTCGCCAGATTGCCTGGAATATCGCGTTACCGGGATTTGTTACTGGCTCTTTTGCACGCCTTTTGGCTGCTCGGTCAGAACTTCGGTAAAAGTCAGATATTACCGTCCCGATCATGTGATATCCGCCTATAGCTGCACCGGGCATAACCCGTGGTCTGAAATGGCCCCTCTGTCACCACCACTCCCTCCGGATGCCTCCGATGGCGGTGATACCCATCCCCGCTCGGCTTATCAGCACAGCAAATTGCGATTTAAAAACGCCGATGCCATCGGTCATCCGGGTGGAGAAGTGTTTAACCAATTTTTGGAGACGTTCGGTACAAGCTGCCCGGGATCATCCCGCCCATTTCAGCCTTATTTCCTCAGCCAGCTGGACACCCTTGCGTGGCGCCATGGCATACCGGAGAAGTTCTATCCTGAATCTCTGACGCCAGGAGTAAGAGAATTAGGCGCTGATGGCGCTGTCTGGGGAAATATCTATCCGCGTACCGGTGCGGTGGTTCAGACCTGTGACTATAAAGCGGCGGCGGTGGTCGCACAGCGCGTCGCCGATATCATCACTCGCGATGGTCAGCCTCATGTTTATCTGCCCGCTACCGCAGAGCCTCATGATGGTTACTGGCCACCCGCACCCGTTCAGGAAGGAAAGCACGGCAATCATAAATGGCAGATGCTGGTTCCTCAACTAAGCAGCCAGTGCGCTATTTTCCCCAATGGCTCACCTGCAGACTCCTTTGCCGACCAGCTTGCCAGTGACGGTGGTTATGCCTGGGCACTGTGGCGCCCTTATAGCTGCTGCAAAAAGCGCGGGCAGATATTCCTTGGCAGCACAGGAGAATAA
- a CDS encoding conjugal transfer protein TraG N-terminal domain-containing protein has product MTTNSYLEYFLTLLGWLVNNGIWAIISSTGLFAFPLLLRLISLWLKVRAQGIDEGNKGSLSLLWMENHIYTSLVVILFTCIPFLNIDLNTIKFDTSRTRQCGYSVPQPADTGYHSLINQIGGQTASVPVWWYLIHALAKGVTDAAVATLPCQPDLRQIRFEVQHTHIADPALNQEILDFAQECYSPSLARLKAREAHLSDEQSESTRWIGSSYFLRTPGFYDSDHAHSPHQSWPYNSSRDAGLFNSGNGGYPTCKQWWEDKEIGIRDRVLKPIPATLWNLIQRSRETREVYEESVLRSLVSQDNMQLSQDGRVYPGFGGNTSGSLSNAATRTLSTVGELIGSISAFPAFDSVRQALPMIQAILIMALIICFPLITLFSAYELKTIIMLSLVQFALVFLTFWWELARWLDSWLLYALYSSDAHSSWNFAGLQNSQDDIIINLVMGTMFVVLPVLWLGAISWAGVHIGAALSGVAASGTADVKGAGGKGSLLIKM; this is encoded by the coding sequence ATGACCACGAATAGCTATCTTGAATACTTTCTCACTCTGCTGGGCTGGCTGGTTAATAACGGTATCTGGGCCATTATCAGCAGCACCGGTCTTTTTGCCTTCCCTTTGCTACTCAGGCTGATATCACTGTGGCTGAAAGTCCGCGCCCAGGGCATTGATGAGGGTAATAAAGGGTCACTTTCTCTGCTGTGGATGGAAAACCATATCTATACCTCTTTAGTGGTCATCTTGTTTACCTGCATTCCCTTTCTCAATATCGACCTGAACACCATTAAATTTGATACCAGCCGCACCCGCCAGTGCGGTTATTCTGTGCCACAGCCCGCTGATACCGGCTATCACAGCCTGATAAATCAGATTGGTGGACAAACCGCTTCGGTGCCGGTGTGGTGGTATCTGATACATGCGCTGGCAAAAGGGGTAACTGACGCTGCCGTGGCGACACTTCCCTGTCAGCCAGACCTGCGACAAATTCGTTTTGAAGTTCAGCATACTCATATTGCCGATCCGGCATTGAACCAGGAGATCCTCGACTTCGCACAGGAGTGCTACTCCCCTTCACTGGCACGATTAAAAGCGCGTGAGGCTCATTTAAGTGATGAACAGAGTGAGAGTACCCGCTGGATAGGGTCGAGCTATTTTTTGCGGACGCCGGGGTTTTATGACAGCGACCATGCTCATTCCCCTCACCAGAGCTGGCCATATAACAGCAGTCGCGATGCAGGACTGTTCAACAGCGGTAATGGCGGCTATCCAACCTGTAAACAATGGTGGGAGGATAAAGAGATCGGTATTCGCGATCGGGTTTTGAAACCAATTCCTGCCACACTCTGGAATCTGATCCAGCGTTCGCGCGAGACCAGGGAGGTGTATGAAGAATCAGTACTGCGGTCGCTGGTAAGCCAGGACAATATGCAGCTATCTCAGGATGGACGTGTCTACCCCGGCTTTGGCGGTAACACCAGTGGCTCATTAAGCAATGCTGCGACTCGCACCCTGTCCACTGTTGGCGAGTTAATTGGCAGTATCTCCGCCTTTCCGGCATTTGATAGCGTGCGGCAGGCGCTGCCCATGATTCAGGCGATATTAATTATGGCACTGATTATCTGTTTTCCATTAATCACGTTGTTTTCAGCCTACGAGCTTAAAACCATCATCATGCTTTCCCTGGTACAATTTGCGCTGGTCTTTCTGACATTCTGGTGGGAACTAGCCCGCTGGCTCGACAGCTGGCTGCTATATGCATTGTATAGCAGTGATGCGCATAGCAGCTGGAATTTTGCCGGACTACAGAACAGCCAGGATGACATCATTATTAATCTGGTGATGGGCACTATGTTTGTGGTGCTGCCTGTGCTCTGGCTTGGCGCCATCAGCTGGGCGGGTGTCCATATAGGGGCGGCACTAAGTGGGGTTGCGGCGAGTGGGACTGCTGATGTTAAGGGTGCGGGTGGTAAAGGCTCTTTATTAATAAAAATGTAA
- a CDS encoding TIGR03752 family integrating conjugative element protein, with amino-acid sequence MRISGLLKIGVPLLILLTTLLVVRHFNRQSATHSSSNSVADLTPQQLHDLGIDGDSPADTLATLVAQMKQYRQALQQIASASQSQQEENRRLREQQQTLETRLNNTVHDNQVELKTELDRHQQGLLDKLEDEIHGLSATKSKNNDSDIPADLGLPPGELPSGVEDEVRWVAPLDAPADKTTRVNLPVEFGHATEINSATNRHSDLLPADKPVYTLPENATLIGSVAMTALIGRIPVNGSVSDPYPFKILIGSSNLTANGIELPDVTGAVISGTASGDWTLSCVRGQIHSVTFVFNDGTIRTVPDRKNSSDSASDIGWLSDEQGLPCVPGARKSNTAQYLSSQFLLSGSSAAAQAFANSQNTTAVEGGNLVSAVTGNNGKYVLGQALGGGLKDTADWMKQHFGQSFDAIYVPPGHRVAVHISQPLAIDYAPAGRKVKYATADKQGGELD; translated from the coding sequence ATGCGTATCAGCGGACTGTTAAAAATTGGGGTGCCACTGCTGATACTGCTGACCACGCTGTTGGTTGTGCGGCACTTCAACCGGCAGTCAGCCACACATAGCAGCTCAAATAGCGTCGCGGATCTGACTCCTCAGCAGTTACACGATCTTGGCATCGATGGAGATTCTCCTGCCGATACGCTTGCCACACTGGTGGCCCAGATGAAGCAATATCGTCAGGCATTGCAGCAGATCGCCAGCGCCAGTCAGTCTCAGCAGGAAGAAAACCGGCGTCTGCGTGAACAGCAACAGACGCTGGAAACACGCTTAAATAACACCGTGCATGATAATCAGGTCGAACTGAAAACCGAGCTGGACAGACACCAGCAGGGTTTGCTGGATAAACTTGAAGATGAGATCCACGGTTTATCCGCGACCAAAAGCAAAAATAATGATAGCGATATCCCCGCGGATCTTGGCCTGCCCCCCGGTGAACTGCCTTCCGGCGTGGAAGATGAAGTGCGCTGGGTCGCCCCCCTGGACGCGCCAGCGGATAAAACTACACGCGTAAATCTGCCGGTTGAGTTTGGTCATGCCACAGAGATTAATTCGGCAACAAACAGGCACAGTGATCTTCTCCCTGCCGACAAACCCGTTTATACCCTGCCCGAAAATGCCACGCTGATAGGTTCAGTGGCGATGACCGCCCTGATCGGTCGTATTCCGGTAAACGGTAGCGTCAGCGATCCCTACCCGTTCAAAATTCTGATTGGCAGCAGCAACCTGACGGCCAATGGCATCGAATTGCCGGATGTGACCGGTGCGGTTATCTCCGGCACCGCGTCCGGTGACTGGACGCTGTCATGCGTACGCGGGCAGATACACTCGGTCACCTTTGTGTTTAATGACGGCACCATACGTACCGTTCCGGACCGCAAAAATAGCAGCGACTCAGCCAGTGATATTGGCTGGCTGTCAGATGAACAGGGACTTCCCTGCGTTCCCGGCGCGCGGAAGAGTAATACCGCGCAGTATCTCAGCTCACAGTTTTTGCTGTCAGGATCCAGCGCTGCCGCGCAGGCTTTTGCCAACAGCCAGAACACCACCGCCGTTGAAGGCGGCAATCTTGTCAGCGCGGTAACCGGTAATAACGGCAAGTACGTGCTGGGGCAGGCACTGGGTGGCGGCCTGAAAGATACCGCTGACTGGATGAAGCAGCACTTTGGGCAGAGTTTTGATGCCATCTATGTGCCGCCCGGCCACCGGGTTGCGGTGCATATCAGTCAGCCGCTGGCCATTGATTACGCACCAGCGGGGCGTAAGGTGAAATACGCCACCGCAGATAAGCAAGGTGGAGAACTCGACTGA
- a CDS encoding helix-turn-helix domain-containing protein → MIGKRLKLARVNMKLTQAELGSKAGIDEETASSRVSQYEREISEPSFAIVRQFALVLDVPGAYFYAEDDDLASLILQYHRFKKERPESFVMLIPR, encoded by the coding sequence GTGATTGGAAAACGTTTGAAACTGGCCAGAGTCAATATGAAGTTGACGCAAGCTGAATTGGGAAGCAAAGCTGGAATAGATGAGGAAACTGCCAGCTCCCGGGTCAGCCAATATGAAAGGGAAATCAGCGAGCCAAGTTTTGCCATTGTCCGTCAATTTGCACTGGTTTTAGATGTCCCCGGGGCTTACTTCTATGCAGAGGATGACGATCTGGCTTCATTGATCCTGCAATATCACCGGTTCAAAAAAGAGAGACCCGAAAGCTTTGTTATGTTGATTCCCAGGTAG
- a CDS encoding PFL_4703 family integrating conjugative element protein: protein MSQFRHALAERDSHLKSLKIALMVQSIIIAGMGYGWYSAPQHLTVYLPPDLRSGSTQPWWLIPPASVYAFTVYLFQQLNRWPANGEADYARNIHRLQAYITPSCLAWLNKDYQLRKEGGELRDRVRGVYEIPDHGFGDSIRTAQGKTVNRVQVLSRDSWRVMLDVAVDEYLHNEPVKRVLVRYPLKVVRYAIDAEKNPWGLAIDCFAGAPQHLVADTPLEPL from the coding sequence ATGAGCCAGTTCCGTCATGCGCTGGCAGAGCGCGATTCCCATCTGAAGTCCCTTAAAATCGCGCTGATGGTGCAGAGCATAATTATTGCCGGGATGGGATACGGCTGGTACTCCGCTCCGCAACACCTCACCGTTTACCTCCCTCCCGATCTGCGTAGCGGCAGCACCCAGCCATGGTGGCTAATCCCGCCCGCCAGCGTTTATGCCTTCACTGTGTACCTGTTCCAGCAGCTTAATCGCTGGCCTGCCAATGGCGAAGCTGACTATGCCCGCAATATTCACCGCTTGCAGGCCTATATCACACCGTCCTGCCTGGCATGGCTGAATAAGGACTATCAGTTGCGTAAAGAGGGTGGCGAGTTACGTGATCGGGTACGTGGAGTGTATGAAATTCCCGATCACGGGTTTGGCGACAGCATTCGCACCGCACAGGGAAAGACGGTAAACCGCGTTCAGGTTCTCAGCCGGGACAGCTGGCGCGTAATGCTTGATGTTGCCGTCGATGAATATCTGCATAACGAGCCGGTGAAGCGGGTTCTGGTGCGTTATCCGTTAAAGGTAGTGCGCTATGCCATCGATGCGGAAAAGAATCCGTGGGGACTGGCGATAGACTGCTTTGCGGGCGCGCCGCAGCATCTGGTGGCGGATACACCGCTGGAGCCGTTATGA
- a CDS encoding TIGR03751 family conjugal transfer lipoprotein translates to MKRLTILPLVLLSACSTSQQQMMPVDKDTTMLKLWQQQSGGTQLLLDSRSLLRRTPAQVSDQRSYSRNATNEIHQLFPRLPDPDMVLYIFPHLAGNRTTPVPGYSTVFPFYSHTQYALPGEREAPL, encoded by the coding sequence ATGAAAAGATTAACAATTCTCCCACTGGTGTTGCTCAGCGCCTGTAGTACCTCACAACAACAGATGATGCCGGTCGACAAGGACACCACCATGCTAAAACTGTGGCAACAGCAAAGCGGCGGCACGCAGTTACTGCTGGATAGCCGTTCTCTGTTGCGCCGCACACCGGCGCAAGTATCCGACCAGCGAAGCTACAGCCGTAACGCCACTAATGAAATCCACCAGCTATTTCCCCGTCTGCCAGACCCGGATATGGTGCTGTATATCTTCCCGCATCTGGCAGGGAACCGCACTACACCGGTACCCGGCTACAGCACCGTATTCCCCTTCTATTCCCATACCCAGTATGCCTTACCGGGGGAGCGCGAGGCGCCGTTGTGA
- a CDS encoding TIGR03749 family integrating conjugative element protein, translating to MKIVILFALLISTPVFATEILQWERVPIPVALVTGQERLIQTDRQFKVGYPASLDGKLRIQSADGMLYLLASKSFPSARLQLRDINNGELVLLDISASDKQQSLEPLRLVFTSTAGSTASPPSSSSSAEPLVVLLVRYAAQSLYAPLRTVESLPGVSMIPPHLPHTVTTLLPNMPVRTSPLMAWRVDSTTVTAVLLKNQSVCRLVVDPRDLQGQFYAAAFQHDTLEPAGSDGDTTVVYLVTQHGDLSQAILPEPTGTREVKP from the coding sequence ATGAAAATAGTCATTCTGTTCGCGCTGTTAATCAGCACACCAGTATTCGCCACCGAAATCCTGCAATGGGAGCGAGTGCCGATTCCGGTGGCGCTGGTAACCGGTCAGGAAAGATTAATACAGACCGACAGACAGTTTAAGGTGGGTTATCCCGCTTCGCTCGACGGCAAGCTGCGCATTCAGAGCGCTGACGGCATGCTGTATCTGCTCGCCTCTAAAAGTTTCCCGTCAGCTCGCCTGCAACTGCGTGATATTAATAACGGCGAACTGGTACTGCTGGATATCAGTGCCAGTGATAAACAGCAGTCACTGGAGCCTTTGCGTCTGGTATTTACCTCTACTGCTGGATCAACAGCGTCGCCACCATCATCCAGCTCTTCGGCTGAACCGCTGGTGGTGTTATTAGTGCGATATGCCGCGCAAAGCCTCTATGCTCCGCTACGCACGGTGGAGAGTTTACCGGGCGTCAGCATGATACCGCCCCATCTGCCGCACACTGTTACTACCCTTTTGCCGAATATGCCGGTGCGCACCTCACCGCTGATGGCATGGCGCGTTGATTCAACTACTGTTACCGCCGTCCTGCTCAAAAACCAGAGCGTGTGCCGTCTGGTTGTTGATCCACGCGATCTGCAGGGCCAGTTCTATGCTGCTGCTTTCCAGCATGACACGCTGGAACCTGCGGGGAGTGACGGCGATACCACCGTGGTTTATCTGGTGACGCAGCATGGTGACCTTTCTCAGGCGATTCTTCCTGAGCCCACCGGCACCAGGGAGGTTAAGCCATAA
- a CDS encoding conjugative transfer ATPase, translating into MRYVERTGRYSERLRRQDEIRGPSFVDHLPWVEFLPESQALLLEDGRSVGAVYELIPVATEGRSVAWLENVRDRIADALQDSFDEDDKAPWVVQFFCQDEDDADSWLAQLSEYAVAEAKNTDFTREWLAQMQRHLNNLSRPEGLFLDNTVTRTRWRARWRRTRMVIYRWLPSAPSSSLPPEMALNHICERIISVLKSAGITALRQNEQDIHRWLLKWFNPAPVLLPDKKQVYRTLDLADATVLTDFAERLLLSEPRSDSSAGVWWLDSQPHKVVVVDRLRRVPQPSLLTGETSRGEGTNALFDLLPPGSILSMTVVIHPQDLLEDHLNLLANRAIGENIDSEYTRRDCQEVKHYLHQGHKLYRSALAFYLTASDLPTLRQNQYQLNSTLLNAGLVPVQENHEVAPLSAWLRWLPMCFDPSRDKRALYTRFNFVQHLASLAPLWGRETGTGNPGISYFNRGGAPLCFDPLNKLDRAKNGHLLLLGPTGAGKSATLNAKIAQLLALHRPRLFIVEAGNSFGLIAQYAGRYGLSVNRISLHPGSGVTLPLFADAWRLVAENIVSGELPDSDEQDDNDEQRDILGEMEITARLMITGGEHKEDARLTRPDRAMIRQAIIAAANICHQQQRQTLTQDVREALFVIAKDETLPAPRRNRAYEMAESINLFCSGFEGELFNREGQIWPEADITLVDLATFAREGYEAQLAIAYISLINHINNLGERDQHLARAIVNITDEAHIITVNPLLAKFLAKGSKMWRKLGIWLWLATQNLADFPDEAKKLLNMIEWWELLVMPEEEIAQVCRFKALTEEQRLLLQSARKSPGQYTEGVVLSSKTEGLFRVVPPPLYLALAMTEKHEKAERYALMQALGISELDAAIIIAEKIEQSY; encoded by the coding sequence ATGCGCTACGTCGAACGCACCGGACGCTACAGCGAGCGGCTCCGCAGGCAAGACGAGATCAGAGGTCCCTCGTTTGTCGATCATCTGCCATGGGTGGAATTCTTACCGGAAAGCCAGGCGCTTTTGCTGGAAGATGGCCGTTCAGTCGGAGCCGTCTATGAACTGATACCGGTGGCAACTGAAGGACGCTCAGTTGCCTGGCTGGAGAATGTCAGAGACCGGATAGCCGATGCTTTGCAGGACAGTTTTGATGAAGACGATAAAGCGCCTTGGGTAGTACAGTTTTTCTGTCAGGATGAAGATGATGCAGATAGCTGGCTGGCACAACTCAGTGAGTATGCTGTCGCTGAAGCTAAAAACACTGACTTCACCCGCGAGTGGCTGGCGCAGATGCAGCGCCATCTTAATAATCTTAGCCGACCAGAGGGTCTGTTTTTAGATAACACCGTCACCCGTACCCGCTGGCGAGCAAGGTGGCGACGCACCCGAATGGTGATTTATCGCTGGTTGCCTTCAGCACCTTCGTCATCACTCCCGCCCGAGATGGCACTCAATCATATCTGTGAGCGCATTATCAGCGTATTGAAAAGCGCCGGCATCACGGCTTTACGCCAGAACGAGCAGGATATTCATCGCTGGCTGCTTAAATGGTTTAACCCCGCCCCCGTTTTGCTGCCAGATAAAAAGCAGGTCTACCGAACGCTGGATTTAGCCGACGCAACGGTATTAACAGATTTTGCTGAGCGATTATTGCTTAGTGAACCCCGTTCAGACAGTTCAGCTGGCGTATGGTGGCTGGATAGTCAGCCGCATAAAGTGGTTGTCGTCGACCGCCTGCGTCGCGTGCCTCAGCCCAGCTTACTGACCGGTGAAACGTCGCGCGGCGAAGGAACCAATGCCCTGTTTGATCTGTTGCCGCCGGGTTCAATATTGAGTATGACGGTGGTCATCCATCCACAGGATTTGCTGGAGGATCATCTTAACCTGCTGGCAAACCGTGCGATCGGTGAAAACATCGATTCTGAATACACCCGGCGCGACTGTCAGGAAGTAAAACACTATCTGCATCAGGGCCATAAGCTTTATCGCAGTGCTCTGGCGTTTTATCTTACCGCCAGCGACTTACCCACCCTGCGCCAGAATCAGTATCAACTCAACAGCACATTACTTAACGCCGGGCTGGTGCCGGTGCAGGAAAACCATGAGGTGGCACCACTCAGCGCCTGGCTGCGCTGGTTACCGATGTGCTTCGATCCCTCCCGCGATAAGCGCGCCCTGTATACCCGTTTTAACTTTGTGCAACATCTTGCCAGCCTGGCGCCGCTATGGGGGCGTGAGACCGGCACTGGCAATCCGGGCATCAGCTACTTTAATCGAGGTGGCGCACCACTGTGCTTCGACCCGTTAAACAAACTGGACCGCGCTAAAAATGGTCATCTGCTGCTGCTCGGCCCCACCGGTGCCGGTAAATCAGCCACCCTGAATGCAAAAATCGCCCAGCTGTTAGCGCTGCATCGTCCACGGCTGTTTATTGTCGAAGCTGGCAACTCATTTGGTCTGATCGCACAGTACGCCGGGCGCTATGGGCTAAGCGTCAACAGAATCAGCCTGCATCCAGGCAGTGGCGTTACCCTCCCTCTGTTTGCTGATGCCTGGCGACTGGTGGCAGAAAATATCGTTAGCGGCGAGCTGCCTGACAGTGATGAACAGGATGATAATGACGAGCAGCGGGATATCCTCGGAGAAATGGAGATTACCGCAAGGCTGATGATTACCGGTGGTGAGCACAAGGAAGACGCACGGCTGACCCGCCCTGACCGGGCAATGATCCGGCAGGCCATTATCGCGGCGGCAAATATCTGCCACCAGCAGCAGCGACAGACGCTGACGCAGGACGTCCGCGAGGCTTTATTTGTCATCGCTAAGGATGAAACACTCCCTGCCCCACGCCGCAACCGGGCTTATGAGATGGCAGAATCCATTAACCTGTTTTGTTCGGGGTTTGAAGGTGAGCTGTTTAACCGCGAAGGACAAATCTGGCCGGAAGCGGATATCACGCTGGTAGACCTGGCGACCTTTGCGCGTGAAGGCTATGAAGCGCAGTTAGCCATTGCCTATATTTCACTGATTAACCATATTAATAATCTGGGCGAACGGGATCAGCATCTGGCACGTGCCATCGTTAATATCACCGATGAGGCGCATATCATTACCGTTAACCCGTTGCTGGCTAAGTTCCTGGCTAAAGGCTCCAAGATGTGGCGCAAGCTGGGCATCTGGCTGTGGCTGGCTACCCAGAATCTGGCAGATTTTCCGGATGAAGCTAAGAAGCTGCTGAATATGATCGAGTGGTGGGAACTGCTGGTGATGCCGGAAGAGGAAATTGCGCAGGTTTGCCGCTTTAAAGCGCTGACTGAAGAACAGCGGTTGCTGCTGCAATCCGCACGTAAATCGCCGGGGCAATATACCGAGGGTGTCGTGCTGTCATCTAAAACAGAAGGCCTGTTTCGGGTAGTGCCCCCTCCTTTGTACCTTGCACTGGCGATGACCGAGAAGCATGAAAAGGCCGAGCGTTATGCACTGATGCAGGCGCTGGGGATTAGTGAACTGGATGCAGCGATAATCATTGCTGAAAAGATTGAACAGTCCTATTGA
- a CDS encoding integrating conjugative element protein: MLSLPIAFADNAPPYALQTQGSIADSVYYQIGGGSVISPMFTEHSPDAIAVGAGWNSDLMCGNFDIRTTIKNQLNGITQGFHDLMGEVISSATGAVASLPAMVIQRSDPQLYDLLTNGILQGRLDFDRSLLSCEKMSKKLGDLAFNSTWTDSAKAENYQTVASANTDAVRADLEAKREAAEKGKRWVGGQRRGGRGQPPIRLVHDAAAAGYNLLNNRSATDSSSIPTSDCRNQLCTLWQSPEQSARWLTRVVGEQTVNVCRDCNTGTADTNKTSSQAGIGLNPLIQQEQQQIRQTIIELVKGSLRPTEENLAKGSGGSLLLTRGVVEALRDDPDATILIERLSGEMALARVMEQALAARRTLLAGMREPNIADEKTAQYQLNGTLTQLDEELSQLKLELDVRHELADNAASKILERQQLRTTLKGKAVAVGDDVDKRVNDLQHQVNQEVP; encoded by the coding sequence ATGCTTTCACTCCCAATAGCTTTCGCCGATAACGCTCCACCTTATGCACTGCAAACTCAGGGCAGTATAGCGGACTCCGTCTATTACCAAATCGGCGGTGGTTCAGTGATATCGCCGATGTTTACCGAACACAGCCCGGACGCCATCGCGGTAGGCGCTGGCTGGAACAGTGACCTGATGTGCGGCAATTTTGATATCCGCACCACTATTAAAAATCAGCTTAATGGCATCACCCAGGGATTTCACGACCTGATGGGAGAAGTGATCAGTAGCGCCACTGGAGCAGTAGCCAGCCTGCCAGCAATGGTTATTCAGCGCTCAGATCCTCAGCTATATGATTTACTGACCAACGGCATCCTGCAGGGACGGCTGGACTTTGATCGCTCCCTGCTAAGTTGCGAGAAAATGTCGAAAAAGCTCGGAGACCTGGCTTTTAACTCGACCTGGACCGACAGCGCCAAAGCGGAAAATTACCAGACGGTAGCCAGTGCCAATACCGACGCAGTCAGAGCAGATTTAGAAGCTAAACGCGAAGCCGCAGAAAAAGGTAAACGCTGGGTCGGCGGCCAGCGCCGGGGCGGCAGAGGACAGCCACCAATCAGGCTGGTGCATGATGCTGCCGCCGCTGGCTATAACCTGCTAAATAACCGCTCCGCAACCGACAGCTCCTCAATCCCCACATCAGACTGCCGCAATCAGCTTTGTACCCTGTGGCAATCACCCGAACAGTCCGCCCGCTGGCTCACCAGAGTGGTCGGCGAACAGACCGTCAACGTTTGCCGGGACTGTAATACCGGTACCGCGGACACCAATAAAACCAGCAGTCAGGCGGGTATCGGACTTAATCCGCTTATTCAGCAGGAGCAGCAACAGATACGTCAGACAATTATTGAGCTGGTTAAAGGTTCACTGAGGCCTACTGAGGAGAACCTGGCGAAAGGCAGCGGAGGCAGTCTGTTGCTGACGCGCGGCGTGGTGGAGGCACTGCGTGACGATCCTGATGCCACAATTTTAATCGAGCGTTTATCGGGCGAAATGGCGCTGGCCAGAGTAATGGAGCAGGCGCTTGCCGCCCGCAGAACCCTGTTAGCCGGAATGCGCGAGCCCAATATCGCGGATGAGAAAACTGCTCAATATCAGCTCAACGGTACGCTGACTCAGCTTGATGAAGAACTGAGTCAGCTTAAACTGGAACTCGATGTTCGCCATGAACTGGCCGATAACGCCGCCAGCAAAATTCTTGAGCGCCAGCAGTTACGCACCACGCTGAAAGGAAAAGCGGTGGCTGTCGGTGATGACGTGGATAAACGCGTCAATGATTTGCAGCATCAGGTAAATCAGGAGGTACCGTGA